A region of Paenibacillus sp. JNUCC-31 DNA encodes the following proteins:
- a CDS encoding right-handed parallel beta-helix repeat-containing protein yields MLLNKRIVLGTLLIMGILAILLSYPLDSANAASGTKDATPLQPIIDGSKSGEVLVLEPGMYAGPVSIDKSISIRGDSSVTVLNSEAESTITIRSDGVTLQGFTIQHFTNEPTAAIQVEGDRVEITGLDIQSQSFGIVLRGSVDGLIHNNTISWAGPESASSGQKGNGIDLYNSHRTHIEDNQITSMRDGIYLENSRNLTVKGNTLLHTRYGIHCMYIDGSSVVDNVGENNSTGAMVMGVKNTVVSGNSFRKQSENVHSQGILLYDVHRSTIQNNVVEGNRVGMNIAESSGNEIRRNAVLRNFIGIQLVLAEDNQFIRNQFVSNVIEASAMDSRNNEMKENYWDSFQGLDLNDDGISELSYEINPFYEQVVNRNSAYQLFFQSPGMLFMSSLFTEGKEEWTTDRSPLISMKAESLAAETGAQAVKETTEVWIIGCILLGMATFIMIYTGGLRK; encoded by the coding sequence ATGTTGTTGAACAAACGGATTGTCCTAGGCACATTACTCATTATGGGTATACTGGCGATCCTATTATCTTACCCGCTTGATTCTGCAAACGCTGCTTCTGGAACAAAAGACGCTACTCCACTCCAGCCAATCATTGATGGTTCTAAATCTGGTGAAGTACTTGTACTCGAGCCTGGTATGTATGCTGGTCCCGTAAGTATAGACAAGAGTATATCCATTCGAGGGGACTCATCCGTAACGGTATTGAATTCGGAAGCTGAATCCACGATCACCATTCGTTCAGATGGAGTGACATTACAGGGGTTCACGATTCAACATTTCACGAACGAACCCACTGCAGCGATTCAGGTGGAAGGAGATCGTGTTGAGATCACCGGCCTGGATATTCAGAGTCAAAGTTTTGGAATCGTGCTGCGGGGTTCCGTCGATGGGCTCATACATAACAATACCATTTCATGGGCTGGACCGGAGTCTGCTTCCAGTGGTCAAAAGGGGAACGGCATTGACCTGTACAATTCCCATCGTACCCACATCGAAGACAACCAAATTACCAGCATGCGGGACGGTATCTACCTGGAGAACAGTCGCAATCTTACGGTCAAAGGTAACACGCTGCTTCATACCAGATATGGAATTCATTGTATGTATATCGATGGTTCTTCTGTTGTGGACAATGTGGGGGAGAACAACAGTACCGGGGCCATGGTGATGGGCGTCAAGAATACGGTTGTATCCGGAAATTCCTTTCGTAAACAGAGCGAAAATGTGCATTCACAAGGGATTTTGTTGTATGACGTACACCGATCCACGATTCAAAACAATGTTGTCGAAGGTAATCGTGTTGGCATGAACATTGCCGAATCCTCAGGAAATGAAATTCGCCGTAATGCGGTGCTTCGCAATTTCATTGGTATCCAGCTCGTTCTGGCAGAGGACAACCAATTCATTAGAAACCAATTTGTTTCGAATGTGATTGAAGCTTCAGCGATGGACAGCCGGAACAATGAGATGAAGGAGAACTACTGGGATTCCTTTCAGGGTCTTGACCTGAACGATGATGGAATTAGTGAACTCTCCTATGAGATTAATCCTTTTTATGAGCAAGTGGTCAATCGGAATTCGGCTTATCAGCTTTTCTTTCAATCTCCAGGCATGCTCTTTATGAGCAGCTTGTTTACGGAAGGCAAGGAAGAGTGGACAACCGACAGATCGCCGTTAATAAGCATGAAAGCGGAATCACTGGCGGCGGAAACAGGTGCACAAGCGGTGAAAGAGACAACTGAAGTTTGGATCATCGGATGTATCCTGCTGGGTATGGCAACTTTTATTATGATCTATACGGGGGGATTACGAAAATGA
- the ccmA gene encoding heme ABC exporter ATP-binding protein CcmA gives MDNVEAEIVGLCKSIKKQQIVEELSFRVSSGHVLALCGGNGAGKSTVLRMLAGILQPTSGEIIVNKMRWSKERKRYSEQIGYMPDDYQFNQGLTAEEVLQFWAALRKVPKARVEEVLHMVGLANLKNKRVTTFSKGMRQRVLFAQALLAKPPLLIMDEPTNGLDPFWMQEFANLIKQIKEEGHMVVFSTHQLEIADDVADHIVFMNQGRNVGDGSTEEFRQQFGSLHAAFHHSLGLK, from the coding sequence GTGGATAACGTGGAAGCAGAGATTGTTGGACTGTGTAAATCCATAAAAAAACAACAGATTGTTGAAGAACTATCCTTTCGCGTTTCTTCCGGTCATGTGCTTGCCTTATGCGGCGGAAATGGGGCCGGAAAAAGCACCGTTCTGCGTATGCTCGCAGGTATTCTTCAACCTACCTCGGGTGAAATCATTGTAAACAAGATGCGCTGGTCCAAAGAACGAAAGCGATATTCGGAACAGATCGGATATATGCCGGATGATTATCAGTTCAACCAGGGGCTGACGGCAGAGGAAGTGCTCCAGTTCTGGGCAGCGCTACGGAAAGTACCCAAAGCACGAGTGGAGGAAGTGCTACACATGGTAGGCTTGGCCAATCTAAAAAATAAGCGGGTCACGACCTTTTCCAAAGGCATGCGGCAGCGTGTGTTATTTGCCCAGGCTCTGCTTGCCAAGCCTCCGCTGCTGATCATGGATGAGCCGACGAATGGACTGGACCCCTTCTGGATGCAAGAGTTTGCAAATCTGATAAAACAGATCAAGGAGGAGGGACATATGGTCGTGTTCTCCACCCATCAGCTTGAGATCGCAGATGATGTTGCGGATCACATTGTTTTTATGAACCAAGGACGCAATGTGGGAGATGGCTCTACTGAGGAGTTTCGTCAACAGTTCGGGTCGCTTCATGCTGCTTTTCATCATAGTCTTGGCTTAAAATGA
- a CDS encoding sensor histidine kinase, protein MSYKQIKWMILLIPTLTVGLWEYVRHQFLLPYISMDLGNWLTPVIVYVVSITLLTRLFLMLERIQKELEHEREAKAAFESREKMAKELHDGIAQSLFLLSVKVGRLEEQAKQGQQLDDVYSIKKTVHEVNRYVRQAIADLRYDPNVDQALTMNESVTLLGQIRKITKDIPVRIELDWSIPDDTFTDKEKVELLACIREALFNIQKHASASQAWIQGNGHKKRWNIMIRDNGKGFERNPFERKDRYGLKIMRERMSELNFTMQFRREQQFTVVEFSKDGEMQ, encoded by the coding sequence ATGTCTTATAAACAAATCAAGTGGATGATCTTGCTCATTCCCACCTTGACCGTTGGACTTTGGGAATATGTACGACATCAGTTTCTACTCCCCTACATATCGATGGATTTGGGGAACTGGCTTACGCCTGTCATTGTATATGTTGTGAGTATAACGTTGTTAACACGGCTGTTTCTCATGTTGGAACGTATTCAAAAAGAGCTGGAGCATGAGCGTGAAGCCAAAGCTGCATTTGAATCCCGGGAAAAGATGGCCAAGGAACTCCATGATGGAATCGCCCAATCTCTTTTTTTATTATCGGTGAAAGTCGGACGTCTGGAGGAGCAAGCCAAGCAGGGTCAACAACTGGACGATGTATATTCGATCAAAAAAACGGTTCATGAAGTCAATCGTTATGTGCGTCAGGCCATTGCAGATTTGCGTTATGATCCTAACGTTGATCAAGCCTTGACTATGAACGAATCGGTCACACTGCTTGGTCAAATTCGAAAAATTACCAAAGATATCCCCGTCCGAATCGAACTGGATTGGAGCATCCCGGATGATACATTTACTGACAAAGAGAAGGTAGAACTGCTCGCTTGTATTCGCGAGGCTCTTTTTAATATTCAAAAACACGCATCTGCTTCCCAAGCATGGATTCAGGGAAACGGGCACAAGAAGCGCTGGAATATCATGATTCGAGATAATGGAAAAGGGTTTGAGAGGAACCCTTTTGAACGAAAGGATCGGTATGGTTTAAAAATCATGAGAGAGCGGATGAGTGAACTGAACTTTACCATGCAATTTCGAAGGGAACAGCAGTTTACTGTTGTCGAATTTTCAAAGGACGGTGAGATGCAATGA
- a CDS encoding TlpA family protein disulfide reductase has product MKQKSAKIRRLITILIGMAALLIAAWAVYQGTSSSEPKRTGTIEAGAAAPEFTAVNSAGEQVKLSDYRGKVVMINFWASWCTPCVREMPMINQIAKTYQNDVETLFVNVGEAKGTIHEFMEKQQFDFPVIIDVTGKVSSQYRITGLPATMIIDQKGMFSHILFGELTEEISLQQWLEEIVQ; this is encoded by the coding sequence TTGAAACAAAAGAGTGCAAAAATACGACGTTTGATTACAATTCTTATTGGAATGGCTGCTTTGCTGATCGCAGCATGGGCAGTGTATCAGGGTACTTCATCATCCGAGCCCAAAAGAACGGGTACCATCGAAGCAGGTGCAGCAGCTCCCGAATTCACTGCAGTTAACTCAGCCGGAGAACAGGTAAAGCTCTCGGATTATCGGGGCAAGGTCGTCATGATTAACTTTTGGGCTTCATGGTGTACTCCTTGTGTGAGAGAAATGCCGATGATTAATCAGATCGCTAAGACATATCAAAATGACGTGGAGACCCTATTTGTCAATGTGGGGGAAGCGAAGGGGACGATTCATGAATTTATGGAGAAACAGCAATTCGATTTCCCTGTTATCATTGATGTAACTGGAAAAGTCTCCAGCCAGTATCGCATCACCGGGTTGCCAGCAACGATGATCATAGATCAGAAAGGCATGTTCAGCCACATTCTGTTTGGTGAGTTGACCGAGGAGATTTCCTTGCAGCAATGGCTGGAGGAGATCGTACAATAA
- the nrdE gene encoding class 1b ribonucleoside-diphosphate reductase subunit alpha, with product MRHIELNNMLLKRNSDGFFQLHKDQEAVEEFMKEIKDKSMAFANIDDQVQFMIDHDYYEDFYASYTADQVRTVFEITRGYQYSFPSYMAASKFYTDYALKTYDRKTYLEQYADRVAAVALHLGQGQFETACLLSRSMMEQRLQPATPTFLNAGKSRRGELVSCFLLEMDDSLNSINYVLNTCMQLSKIGGGVAVNLSKLRARGEVIKGVEGAAKGITPVLKLLEDGFSYADQMGQRKGSGAAYYNIFGWDVMELLDSKKINADEKIRLKTLSIGLIVPNRFYKLAQDNEPLYLFAPYSVYKAYGTHLDDMDLDVMYDTLLADDRVKKKKSLGARDMLTKIAMIQLESGYPYIINKTNANQAHALKNVGQVKMSNLCTEIFQLQETSEITDYGQPDIIRRDISCNLASLNIVNVMESGKIKESVHEGMIALTSVSDMTHVANAPGVAKANAEMHSVGLGAMNLHGYLAKNRIAYESLEAKDFVRTFFMTMNYHSLEKSMEFAEKTGQRFHGFEKSDYATGVYFDRYLTNDYRPNTSRVQELFQGIELPSPDDWSLLKSKVMENGLYHAYRMAIAPTASISYIQNATSSVMPIVEQIETRTYANSTTYYPMPYLQKDNVFYYKSAYQMDQFKVIDLIAEIQPHVDQGISTVLHVNSDVSTRDLARCYLYAAHKGLKSLYYTRTNKLTMEECIACSI from the coding sequence TTGCGTCATATTGAATTGAATAACATGCTGTTAAAGCGCAACTCTGATGGCTTCTTCCAGTTACATAAGGATCAAGAGGCTGTAGAGGAGTTTATGAAAGAAATCAAAGATAAAAGTATGGCGTTCGCCAACATTGATGATCAAGTCCAATTCATGATTGATCATGATTACTACGAAGATTTCTATGCTTCCTATACAGCTGACCAAGTTAGAACCGTATTTGAAATTACACGCGGCTATCAGTATAGCTTCCCTTCTTACATGGCAGCGTCCAAGTTCTATACTGACTATGCGTTGAAAACATATGATCGAAAAACATATCTTGAGCAATACGCGGATCGTGTAGCCGCTGTAGCTCTTCATCTGGGTCAAGGACAGTTTGAAACGGCTTGTTTGCTGTCTCGTTCGATGATGGAACAGCGTCTTCAACCCGCAACCCCTACATTTCTGAATGCAGGAAAAAGTCGGCGTGGTGAGCTGGTCTCTTGCTTCCTGCTTGAAATGGATGATTCACTGAACTCCATAAACTATGTACTGAACACTTGTATGCAGTTATCCAAAATTGGCGGTGGAGTTGCTGTCAATCTGTCAAAGCTGCGTGCTCGTGGTGAAGTCATCAAAGGAGTTGAAGGTGCTGCGAAAGGAATTACGCCTGTTCTCAAACTATTGGAAGATGGCTTCTCCTACGCCGATCAGATGGGACAACGCAAAGGTTCTGGAGCAGCTTACTATAATATCTTTGGTTGGGACGTCATGGAACTGCTCGATAGCAAAAAGATTAATGCGGACGAGAAAATCCGCTTAAAAACACTCTCTATTGGACTTATTGTTCCTAATCGGTTTTATAAGCTGGCTCAGGATAATGAGCCCTTGTACCTCTTCGCACCTTATAGTGTTTATAAGGCGTATGGAACCCATCTGGATGATATGGACCTTGACGTGATGTATGATACCTTGCTGGCTGACGATCGTGTGAAGAAGAAAAAATCGTTGGGAGCGCGGGATATGCTGACCAAAATAGCCATGATTCAACTTGAATCCGGTTATCCGTACATCATTAATAAAACGAATGCCAATCAAGCACATGCCTTGAAAAACGTAGGACAAGTCAAAATGTCGAACCTGTGCACAGAGATCTTCCAACTCCAGGAGACTTCTGAAATTACAGACTATGGTCAACCGGATATTATCCGCAGAGATATCAGCTGCAACCTGGCCTCCCTCAATATTGTTAATGTTATGGAGAGCGGCAAAATCAAGGAATCCGTTCATGAGGGAATGATCGCACTGACCTCCGTCAGCGACATGACGCATGTGGCCAATGCTCCAGGTGTGGCCAAAGCCAATGCCGAAATGCATTCCGTTGGCTTGGGTGCTATGAATCTGCACGGTTATTTAGCCAAAAACAGGATTGCTTATGAAAGCTTGGAAGCCAAGGATTTTGTACGGACCTTCTTTATGACCATGAATTATCATTCGTTGGAGAAAAGCATGGAGTTTGCAGAGAAAACGGGTCAACGGTTCCATGGGTTTGAGAAATCTGATTATGCGACTGGTGTATATTTTGATCGTTATCTGACCAATGATTATCGTCCCAACACCTCAAGAGTACAGGAATTGTTCCAAGGAATTGAACTTCCATCTCCCGATGATTGGAGTCTGCTGAAGTCCAAAGTAATGGAGAATGGCCTTTATCACGCCTATCGGATGGCTATTGCTCCAACGGCAAGCATCTCCTATATTCAAAACGCGACATCCAGTGTGATGCCGATCGTAGAACAAATTGAAACACGAACTTATGCGAATTCAACCACCTATTATCCAATGCCCTATTTGCAAAAAGATAACGTCTTCTATTACAAATCAGCGTATCAGATGGATCAATTCAAGGTGATTGATTTGATTGCGGAGATTCAGCCGCATGTAGACCAAGGAATCTCAACGGTTCTTCATGTAAATAGTGATGTATCTACGCGAGACTTGGCTCGATGCTACCTGTATGCTGCTCATAAAGGATTGAAATCCCTGTATTATACAAGAACCAACAAGCTCACGATGGAAGAATGCATCGCTTGTTCCATATAA
- a CDS encoding ABC transporter permease, whose amino-acid sequence MGDMLQVVRREVKMGFRNPWAYSFLILFCVFSLSLLIINSQNFVAGYSGTTGSMLNLILYLLPLMTLFLGSFSLTSEKEEGSWQLLSTYPIGTMSFIVGKYLGLSVVLMTIVTFGYGLMGLLSGWLDSPLDVMTYLLFLVFSCGLVLLFLTIAMFIGSLSKNRWQALTISVSVWFFAVIGWPTLLISVLGLMPYQWVKPLLTLLTFINPAELVRLFVVIKLGGGSILGPEYYQWVDWVQPSSGSWIFTGICLLWIACSIVAVYGIWERGRSRG is encoded by the coding sequence ATGGGAGATATGCTGCAAGTAGTCCGACGAGAAGTGAAAATGGGATTTCGCAACCCCTGGGCCTATTCATTTTTGATTCTTTTCTGCGTATTTAGCCTGAGTCTGCTGATCATTAATTCTCAGAATTTTGTAGCAGGATACTCTGGCACGACAGGTTCCATGTTAAATCTTATTCTTTATCTTTTGCCGTTGATGACCCTCTTCTTGGGCTCGTTCTCGTTAACTTCTGAGAAGGAGGAGGGCAGCTGGCAGCTGTTGTCCACATACCCCATCGGCACGATGTCTTTTATTGTTGGCAAATATCTGGGGCTATCGGTTGTATTAATGACTATAGTTACATTCGGTTATGGTCTGATGGGACTTCTCAGCGGATGGTTGGACAGCCCTTTGGATGTTATGACGTACCTTTTGTTTCTGGTATTCTCCTGCGGACTGGTTCTGCTATTTCTGACTATTGCAATGTTCATCGGTTCGTTATCCAAAAATCGGTGGCAAGCGTTAACGATATCCGTGTCCGTTTGGTTTTTCGCTGTGATTGGATGGCCAACACTTCTAATCTCCGTACTGGGACTCATGCCGTATCAGTGGGTAAAACCCTTACTCACCTTGCTAACCTTCATCAATCCGGCTGAGTTGGTACGTTTGTTTGTTGTGATCAAACTTGGCGGGGGCTCAATATTGGGACCTGAATATTATCAGTGGGTAGATTGGGTACAGCCATCGAGCGGAAGCTGGATCTTTACGGGGATATGCCTGCTGTGGATTGCATGTTCGATCGTGGCGGTTTACGGGATCTGGGAAAGGGGGCGTTCCCGTGGATAA
- a CDS encoding response regulator has protein sequence MSHTRVLVVDDHAHAREAICEILSMDSGFEVIGVVSDGQQAIDYTEQWLPDLILMDIQMPIMNGLEATQRIKLAFPYVKIVMITVSDDVLHLLEALKRGAQGYLLKNLEPSMWLEYLHSIVTEEAPLSREVAYQILKDVSLTEKKEPDVPLTTREKDILYGVAAGWTNKEIAVNYTISEYTVKNHLKNILQKLQVQNRVQLTRYALEQGLITDHKRL, from the coding sequence ATGAGCCATACTCGTGTTCTTGTTGTAGACGATCACGCTCATGCGAGGGAAGCCATATGTGAAATTTTATCCATGGATTCCGGCTTCGAAGTGATTGGCGTCGTATCTGACGGTCAACAGGCGATTGATTATACAGAACAGTGGCTTCCCGACCTGATCCTCATGGACATTCAGATGCCGATTATGAACGGACTTGAAGCAACACAACGGATCAAATTGGCCTTTCCTTATGTGAAGATTGTCATGATTACCGTCTCGGATGATGTACTCCACCTTTTGGAGGCGTTGAAGCGGGGAGCTCAGGGCTATCTACTCAAAAACCTTGAACCGTCCATGTGGCTGGAATATCTTCATTCCATCGTTACAGAGGAAGCTCCTTTGAGCCGTGAGGTTGCGTACCAAATTCTGAAGGACGTCTCACTAACGGAGAAAAAAGAGCCTGATGTGCCATTAACCACAAGAGAAAAGGATATTCTCTATGGTGTAGCTGCAGGATGGACCAACAAAGAAATCGCTGTGAATTATACGATCTCAGAATATACCGTCAAGAATCATTTGAAAAATATTTTGCAGAAACTGCAGGTTCAAAATCGCGTTCAACTGACACGTTATGCACTGGAGCAAGGGCTTATTACAGACCACAAACGTCTGTAA
- the nrdI gene encoding class Ib ribonucleoside-diphosphate reductase assembly flavoprotein NrdI translates to MLIVYDSITGNVKRFISKLQLPAVQIQNQMTIDEPYVLVTYTTGFGQIPDKVSSFLQKNSEYLIGVAASGNRNWGERFAKSADLISASYNVPVISKFELSGSKKDVEYFEQEVSRIASY, encoded by the coding sequence GTGCTAATTGTGTATGATTCAATCACTGGGAATGTAAAGAGGTTTATTTCCAAGCTTCAACTGCCGGCAGTCCAGATTCAAAATCAAATGACGATAGATGAGCCATACGTACTTGTGACATATACAACAGGTTTTGGGCAGATACCTGATAAGGTGTCTTCTTTTTTGCAAAAAAACTCTGAATACCTGATTGGCGTGGCCGCCAGCGGTAACCGTAACTGGGGGGAGCGTTTTGCCAAAAGTGCTGATTTGATATCTGCATCGTATAACGTCCCGGTTATTAGTAAATTTGAATTATCGGGTTCCAAGAAAGACGTGGAGTATTTTGAACAGGAGGTGAGCCGCATTGCGTCATATTGA
- a CDS encoding nitrous oxide reductase accessory protein NosL: MKTSLKTVMVLLFGVLLLTACGKKYEALPINEDVDICAICKMQVKDDAYATQLTTKDGKNYKFDDIGCMHQWKEENGTDNVGMDFVRDYNDKEWIEYSKATYVYDASLRTPMAYGILNFKDKPSAEAFVAEQGVGTIMTAEDLASHDWKQNTEMMDMMGEHGHSEEGMSEGMHEETHGESESTEDSGHK, from the coding sequence ATGAAAACAAGTTTGAAAACAGTTATGGTGCTTCTCTTTGGGGTGCTGTTATTAACAGCTTGCGGAAAAAAATACGAGGCATTGCCTATTAATGAAGACGTGGATATCTGCGCCATTTGCAAAATGCAAGTGAAGGATGATGCCTATGCCACACAGCTTACCACGAAAGATGGTAAAAATTATAAATTTGATGACATTGGTTGTATGCACCAGTGGAAAGAAGAAAACGGAACAGATAACGTCGGTATGGATTTTGTTCGTGATTATAATGACAAGGAATGGATTGAGTACAGCAAAGCCACTTATGTATACGATGCTTCACTGCGCACGCCCATGGCTTACGGCATCCTCAATTTCAAGGATAAACCATCTGCCGAAGCTTTTGTTGCCGAGCAGGGTGTGGGAACGATTATGACCGCTGAAGACCTCGCCTCCCACGACTGGAAACAAAACACGGAGATGATGGATATGATGGGTGAGCACGGGCATTCCGAAGAGGGAATGAGTGAAGGCATGCACGAAGAAACACATGGGGAAAGTGAATCAACGGAAGATTCAGGCCATAAGTAA
- the nrdF gene encoding class 1b ribonucleoside-diphosphate reductase subunit beta has translation MPAIQAVNWNRADDDFTLMFWNQNIMQFWTDDEIPLSDDKMTWVTLSDIEKEAYMKVLGGLTLLDTIQGGVGMPQIMEHVDGLQRKAVLSFMAMMEQIHAKSYSSIFTTLASTEEIDSVFKWVEENPYLQTKATIIRQYYTSIETAKDLYMAMAASVLLESYLFYSGFFYPLYLAGQGKLTCSGEIIDLILRDESIHGVYVGVLAQEIYTSFDEMERNQMYQSLVDLIQVLHQNELQYTEELYSPIHLTEEVEAFLRYNANKAMMNLGFEPLFEDEEVNPIVLNGISTHTKQHDFFSKKGNGYIRALNVVPLTDEDFNFE, from the coding sequence ATGCCGGCAATTCAAGCTGTGAACTGGAATCGTGCAGATGATGACTTCACACTGATGTTCTGGAATCAGAACATTATGCAATTTTGGACCGATGACGAGATACCTTTATCCGATGATAAAATGACCTGGGTAACGCTTAGTGATATAGAAAAAGAAGCATATATGAAAGTGCTTGGTGGGTTAACCCTTCTGGATACCATTCAGGGCGGTGTGGGTATGCCCCAGATTATGGAGCATGTGGATGGATTACAGCGCAAAGCCGTACTTAGCTTCATGGCGATGATGGAACAAATTCATGCCAAATCGTATAGCAGTATTTTTACCACGTTGGCATCAACCGAGGAGATTGACAGTGTATTTAAATGGGTGGAAGAAAATCCATATCTGCAAACCAAAGCGACGATTATACGTCAGTACTACACGAGCATTGAAACGGCAAAAGATCTGTATATGGCCATGGCTGCTTCCGTACTCTTGGAGAGTTATTTGTTTTACAGCGGATTCTTCTATCCCCTCTATTTGGCTGGACAAGGCAAGCTGACTTGCAGTGGTGAGATCATTGATCTGATTCTGCGGGATGAAAGTATTCACGGTGTATATGTGGGTGTGTTGGCACAGGAAATATACACAAGCTTTGATGAAATGGAGCGAAACCAAATGTACCAGAGTTTGGTTGATCTGATCCAGGTTCTTCATCAAAATGAGTTGCAATACACGGAGGAATTATATTCCCCTATTCATTTAACCGAGGAAGTGGAAGCCTTCCTTCGCTATAACGCAAACAAAGCGATGATGAACCTCGGCTTTGAGCCGTTATTTGAAGATGAGGAAGTGAACCCGATTGTGTTAAACGGGATTAGTACTCACACCAAACAGCATGACTTTTTCTCCAAGAAAGGCAACGGGTATATTCGCGCTTTGAATGTAGTACCACTGACGGATGAAGACTTCAACTTTGAGTAG
- a CDS encoding response regulator transcription factor has protein sequence MNGTLQQNRILIVDDDKRVRGLLRMYLEKEQFIVEEASLGWQALSKLHHDSYAMIILDWILPDIKGIEICQYLRTNLSIPVMFLTAKSEEGNRLEAFKAGADDFVMKPFSPREVVLRIKTMMARYNGLIKPVPKDHSASEVLISSILINPTSRKVTVEHEEIHMTPKEFDLLFHLATHAEIAFSRQDLLRIVWKVEHEEDLDYRTVDTHVKRLRDKLSEHVPNREDLIHTLWGFGYILRLPH, from the coding sequence ATGAACGGGACCCTGCAGCAAAATAGAATATTGATTGTAGATGATGATAAACGGGTCCGTGGACTTCTTCGCATGTATTTGGAGAAAGAACAATTTATCGTTGAGGAGGCTTCGCTGGGCTGGCAAGCCTTAAGCAAGCTTCATCATGACTCGTATGCCATGATCATTCTGGATTGGATTCTTCCCGATATTAAGGGGATTGAAATATGCCAATATCTACGGACCAACTTAAGCATACCCGTCATGTTTCTGACAGCCAAGTCAGAAGAGGGGAATCGTCTTGAAGCTTTCAAAGCCGGGGCGGATGACTTTGTCATGAAACCGTTTAGTCCGAGGGAAGTTGTGCTGCGCATCAAAACCATGATGGCTCGTTATAACGGATTAATCAAACCTGTACCAAAAGACCATTCAGCAAGCGAAGTGTTGATCTCCTCTATTTTAATCAATCCTACTTCCCGAAAAGTCACAGTAGAACATGAGGAGATTCATATGACTCCCAAAGAATTTGATTTGCTTTTTCATTTGGCGACACACGCGGAAATCGCATTCTCCAGGCAGGATTTGCTGAGAATTGTTTGGAAAGTGGAGCATGAGGAAGATCTGGATTATCGAACCGTAGATACCCATGTGAAACGGTTGCGTGACAAACTATCTGAGCATGTGCCGAATCGGGAAGATCTGATTCACACCCTGTGGGGGTTCGGTTATATTCTTCGTTTGCCTCACTAA